The DNA window ACCACTGAGCTACGCGCCCTCGCAGGGCAAATTACACGCCGACGAGGTCAGACAGGAAATCCGTCAGTCCGATCGAAGTGCCGCCAAGGCGTCCGTCCACACCGCCTGATCGCGCGGCTCACCGGGCTGCTTCATCTCGGCGAATCGGACGATGCCGGCGCGGTCCACCACGAAAGTCCCTCGGTTGGCGAAGCCGGCGTCGTCGTTGAACACGTCGTAGGCCTGCGCCACCCCGCCGTGCGGCCAGAAGTCCGAAAGCACCGGAAACTGGAAGCCGCTTTCGGTGGCCCAGACCTTGTGAGTCGGCGGCGGCCCCACCGAGATCGCCAACGTTGCGGTGTCGTCGTTCTCGTAGTTCGGCAGATGATCACGGATCTCGTCGAGCTCGCCCTGACAGATCCCGGTGAACGCCAACGGGAAGAACACCAACAGCACGTCCTTGACGCCCCGGAAGTCGCTCAGGGTGACCGGCTGCCCGTTCTGGTCTTTCAGGGTGAAGTCCGGCGCCTCGGTTCCGACGTCGATCAACGTCTCATCGCCTGTCTCTTCTTCGCGCAAGCGCTCATCGTGGCTGTCTCTTCTTCGCGCAAGCGCTCATCAGCGCCTGCCTGCCGCCTTCGATTTCGGCTGTACCAGCCGACTTGCGATCCAACCACCGAGATTCGCCGACGAGGTCTGCATGAGCCCCGCTGTCGGCGCAGACTCGGCAATCTCCGCAGGCTGCACGTGTCCCGGCTTGCCCGTCTTGGGGGTAACCACCCAGATCACGCCATCGTCCGCCAGGGGCGTGATGGCGTCCATCAGGCGGTCAACGAGATCGCCGTCGTCGTCGCGCCACCACAACAGCACGACGTCGATCACCTCATCGGCGTCTTCGTCGAGCAGCTCAGAACCGCATGCGTCTTCGATGTCGGCCCGGATGTCGTCGTCGGAGTCCTCGTCCCAGCCCAACTCCTGCACAACCTGATTTTTTTGGATGCCCAGTCTGAGGGCGTAGCTCGGGGCGTCGTCGTCCGCCGCGACCACCGTCGGTCCTCCTTCAGCCAGCTCGACGCACTGTGCGTCGAGCCCTATCGTCGCACGACCAGGTGCTCCAGCCACTCACTGGCGGGCAGGTTTTGGTCGATCGGGGTCAATATGCCGCGTCGCAGAGATTCAACGCGGTCGTCTTCGTCTCGTTTAGGGTGCTGATTGCGGCGTTGAATTCATCGGATCCGTAGTTGCCCTCGATCGCCACTGCCAGGCCCCTTGCGGCATCGACCCAGGAATTCATCGCGTCCTTCAGCTCCGGCGTCAGCGGATCGGACACGCTGCGGGCGACCAGGTCGGCGCTGTGGTTGAGCGCGTCGATCGCCGGGCCCGCCATGGCGTCGGCATCGGCAGCACTCCGGTTGAAAGCGTCGACGTAGGCGTTGACGGCGGTGATCGCGTCCACGCTGCTGGTGCTCAGCGACTCACACGAGGTGTGCACCGCCTCCTTGGTGAGCGACTCCTGACGCTCGGACTCGCGCGCACTGGAGCTGGCAGCCGACTCCGCGATCGACGCCGACACCGAGGCCTTGTAGACGGGCGCATCCGCTGAGTCGACCGATGCCGTGCCCTCGGTGACATTGCTGCAGCCCACGATGATCATCGCCGTGGCGGCCATGCTGCCGACCATGAGAGCGGCGATCCGCAGGCGTCTCGGACACAGCCAACCGGTCAGCACGGTCTGCAGACGTTACCGGGTCCGATCGGCAATCGCGGGTTCATTGCGGTCCGTACCCCCACCGGTGCACGTGGGGCAGGATTGGAGAAGGATGGACCGGTGGTCAGCGAGGAAAACATCCGCGCCGATCACCAGACCACATAAACCGCCTAACAAGGAGCGGAAAATGACCACCGAGTTCGCGCGCCAGGACCTGGCCCAAAACTCCAGCAGCTCAGCCGAACCCGACCGGGTCCGGGTGATCCGCGAGGGTGTCGCATCGTACCTGCCGGACATCGACACCGAAGAGACCGGCGAATGGCTGGAGTCGTTCGACGCGCTGCTCGAGCGGTCCGGGCCGGCCCGCGCGCGCTATCTGATGTTGCGGTTGCTGGAGCGTTCCCGCGAGAAGCGCGTGGCCATCCCGGCGCTGACGTCCACCGACTACGTCAACACGATTCCGACCGAGCTGGAGCCGTGGTTCCCCGGCGACGAGGACGTCGAACGCCGTTACCGGGCCTGGATCCGCTGGAATGCCGCGATCATGGTGCATCGCGCGCAGCGTCCGGGAGTCGGTGTGGGCGGCCATATCTCGACCTATGCGTCCTCAGCGGCGCTGTACGAGGTCGGTTTCAACCACTTCTTCCGCGGTAAGGCACACCCCGGCGGAGGCGACCAGATCTTCATCCAGGGCCATGGCTCGCCCGGCATCTACGCGCGTGCGTTCCTCGAGGGCCGGTTGACCGCCGACGACCTCGACGGCTTCCGGCAGGAACACAGCCATCCCGGCGGTGGGCTGCCGTCGTATCCACACCCCCGCCTGATGCCGTCGTTCTGGGAGTTCCCCACCGTGTCGATGGGCCTGGGCCCGATGAACGCGATCTATCAGGCCCGCTTCAACCACTACCTGGCCGACCGCGGCATCAAGGACACCTCCGATCAGCATGTGTGGGCGTTCCTCGGCGACGGCGAGATGGACGAGCCGGAAAGTCGTGGACTACTCCAGGTGGCGACCAATGAGGGCCTGGACAACCTGACCTTCGTCATCAACTGCAACCTGCAGCGCCTCGACGGGCCGGTGCGCGGTAACGGCAAGATCATCCAGGAACTGGAGTCGTTCTTCCGCGGCGCCGGCTGGAATGTCATCAAGGTGGTCTGGGGCCGCGAGTGGGACGCCCTGCTGGACGCCGACCGCGACGGCGCGCTGGTGAACCTGATGAACACCACGCCCGATGGTGACTACCAGACCTACAAGGCCAACGACGGCGCCTACGTCCGCGACCACTTCTTCGGCCGCGACCCGCGGACCAAACAGCTGGTCGAGAAGATGTCGGACGCCGAAATCTGGAACCTCAAACGTGGCGGCCACGACTACCGCAAGGTCTACGCCGCCTACCGTGCGGCGATCGATCACAAGGGCCAGCCGACCGTCATCCTCGCCAAGACCATCAAGGGCTACTCGCTGGGCGCACACTTCCAGGGCCGCAATGCCACGCACCAGATGAAAAAGCTTGCGCTGCAAGACCTCAAGTACTTCCGCGACTCGACTCGCATCCCGATCAGCGACGAGCAGCTCGAGGAGAACCCCTACCTCCCGCCGTATTACCACCCCGGCCCGGAGGCGCCCGAGATCCGCTACATGCTGGAGCGCCGACGGGCATTGGGCGGATTCCTGCCTGAGCGCCGCACCCATTCCAAGGTATTGCCACTGCCGGGCCGCGACACCTACAAGGCGCTCAAGAAGGGTTCGGGCAACCAAGAGGTCGCCACCACCATGGCGACCGTGCGGACATTCAAGGAACTGCTGCGCGACAAGGAAATCGGGTGGCGGATCGTCCCCATCATTCCCGACGAGGCCCGCACGTTCGGTATGGACTCGTGGTTCCCGAGCCTGAAGATCTATAACCGCAACGGGCAGCTGTACACCGCCGTGGACGCCGAATTGATGTTGGCGTACAAGGAAAGTGAAATCGGCCAGATCCTGCACGAAGGCATCAACGAGGCAGGCTCGACCGCATCGTTCACCGCGGTCGGCACGTCGTACGCCACCCACAACGAGCCGATGATCCCGCTCTACATCTTCTATTCGATGTTCGGGTTCCAGCGCACCGGCGACGGCCTATGGGCCGCAGCCGATCAGATGGCCCGCGGTTTCGTGCTCGGTGCGACTGCCGGACGCACCACCCTGGTCGGCGAGGGCCTGCAGCACGCCGACGGGCATTCGATGCTGCTCGCTGCGTCCAACCCGGCGGTGGTGGCATACGACCCGGCGTTCGCCTTCGAGATCGCCTACATCGTGGAGAGTGGCCTGGCCAGGATGTACGGCGAGGACCCGGAGAATGTCTACTTCTACATCACCATCTACAACGAGCCCTATGCCCAGCCGCCCGAACCGGAGGGGCTCGACGTCGACGCGCTGCTGCACGGCATCTACCGCTACCGTCCGGCGCCGGACAAGCGGTCGCACGTCGCACAGATCCTGGCCTCGGGCGTCGCGATGCCCGAGGCGCTGCGGGCCGCCCAGCTGCTGGCCGACGAGTGGGACGTCGCCGCCGATGTCTGGTCGGTGACCAGTTGGAACGAGCTGAACCGCGACGGCGTGGAAATCGAGAAGCAGCGGCTGCGCCACCCCGAACGGCCCGTCGGCACGGCTTTCGTCACCACCGCGCTGCACGACGCCGTGGGCCCCGTGATCGCGGTATCGGACTGGATGCGGGCGGTGCCCGAGCAGATCCGGCCATGGGTGCCCGGCACATACGTGACACTGGGAACCGACGGCTTCGGCTTCTCCGACACCCGGCCCGCGGCCCGGCGGTACTACAACACCGACGCCGAGTCCATTGCGGTGGCCGTGCTGGAGGGACTGGTACGCGACGGCAACATCGATCAGTCCGTCGCCGTCGACGCAGCGAACAAGTACCAGATCGACGATGTTCTCGCCGCACCCGAGCAAACGTCGGATCCCGGGGTCGCCTAAAACAGCGCGGCGAGAGTCCCCATAGCAGTTGGAGGATTCCTCCAGAAGTGTGGCGTAGCCTTTATCAATGGCCGACAATCGGTTCGTTCCGCCGAAGTCGACGGTCGAGGTACTCGAAACAGTGCCCGACGTCGTATTGCGGCGACTGAAGCAATACTCCGGCCGGCTGGCGACCGAAGCGGTGCGCGCCTTGGAGCAGAGGCTGCCGTTCTTCGCCGAGCTCGAGGCGTCACAGCGGGCCAGCGTGCAGTTGGTGGTGCAGGCCGCAGTGGTCAACTTCGTCGAGTGGATGCGCAATCCGCAGAGCAACGTCAGCTACACCGCCCAGGCGTTTGAGGTCGTGCCGCAGGATCTCCGGCGCAAGATCGCCCTGCGGCAGTCGGTCGAGATGGTTCGCGTCATCATGGAGTACTGCGAGGAGGTAGTGCCGCTGCTGGCCCGCTCCGACGAGCAATTGACCGCGCTGACGGCCGGAATCCTGCGCTACAGCCGGGATCTCGCGTTCGCCGCCGCCACCGCCTATGCGGACCAGGCCGAGACCCGCGGTGCGTGGGACACGCGGATGGAGGCCAACGTCATCGACGCCGTCGTGCGCGGAGACACCGGACCCGCGCTGCAGTCGCAGGCGGCAGCCTTGAATTGGGATGCCACCGCGCCGTCCACCGTCATCGTGGGCCTGCCGCATCCCGATCGCAACGACCTCGCCGGCGACGACGTCCACGATGTCGCCAAGCGCCACGGCCGCGCCGCACTCTCCGACGTACACGGCACCTGGCTGGTCGCGATCGTGTCGGGCTCACTGTCTGCGACCGACCGCTTCCTCAACGAACTGATGAAGGTGTTCGCCGACGGACCCGTGGTGATCGGTCCGACCGCAACCACTTTGGCGGCCGCGCATCGCAGCGCCACCGAGGCGATCGCCGGCATGAACGCCGTCGCCGGCTGGACCGGTGCGCCCAGGCCGGTGCCGGCACGGGAGTTGCTGCCCGAAAGGGCGTTGCTCGGTGATGCCTCCGCGATCGCCGCGTTAGAGGTCGAGGTGATGAGGCCCCTTGGGGACGCCGACCCGGCGCTGGCCGAGACCTTGGACGCCTACCTCGACTCGGGCGGCGCGATCGAAGCGTGCGCACGCAAATTGTTCGTTCATCCAAACACCGTGCGCTACCGACTCAAACGGATCACCGATTTCACGGGGCGTGATCCCACGGTTCCACGCGATGCTTATATCCTCCGCGTTGCCGCCAGCCTGGGCCGACTCAGTCGGCAAACGCACCTAGCCAGCACACGAAATGCCTCCGGCGCACAGGTGACAGAGGTCACTTCACCGCCATAGTCGATGCTCATCGAGCCCAATAGGTCGCGGACCGGTATCGATGAGGTCGCATCACGTGGTGTTTTGTGGGATATCTACAAAAACTTAAGACGAGGTTCATAATCTCTTACACCGCGCAAATGGGCTTTCACAGTGTTCTCTTAAACACGTGCCTCTTCAACCTGCGCTTGCGTTGCTTGCGCCCGGACAAGGGTCCCAGACTCCCGGCATGCTCGCCCCATGGCTAGAGCTACCGGGTGCGGCTGACCGTCTGGCGACATGGTCGCAGATCAGTGGGCTGGACCTGGCCCGGCTGGGAACCACGGCGACCGCTGAGGAGATCACCGACACTGCGGTCACCCAGCCCTTGGTCGTGGCCGCCACCCTGCTCGCCCATGAAGAACTGACCCGTCGCGGCGTGCTGGACGGCAAGAACACCGTGGTGGCCGGCCATTCGGTTGGCGAGATCGCCGCCTATGCGATCGCAGGCGTCATCAGCGCGGACGACGCGGTCAAGCTGGCCGCGACCCGGGGCGCCGAGATGGCCAAGGCATGTGCGCTGGAGCCCACCGGCATGTCCGCGGTGCTCGGAGGCGACGAGGCCGAGGTGCTGGCCCGCCTCGAGGCACTCGACCTGGTCCCCGCCAACCGCAACGCTGCCGGTCAGATTGTGGCCGCGGGCAGCCTCGCCGCGCTGGACAAGCTGGCCGAGGATCCGCCGGAGAAGGCGCGGGTACGCAAGCTCGCCACCGCCGGGGCGTTCCACACTCATTACATGGCGACCGCAGCCGAGGGGTACGCGGCCGCAGTTGAAAAGGTAACGATCGCTGGGTCTTTGAGGCCAACCGTGACTCTCCTGTCGAACGCCGATGGTCAAGCAGTGGCCTCGGCAGCCGACGCGATGGCCAAGCTGGTGAGCCAAATGACCAAGCCGGTGCGTTGGGATCTATGTACCGAGACCATGCGTCAACAGAATGTGTCGGCGCTCGTCGAGTTCCCGCCCGCCGGGACACTCGCCGGGATCGCCAAACGCGAACTTCGGGGGGTGCCGACGCGTGCCGTCAAATCCCCCGCTGACCTGGACGGGCTCGCCGAGCTCTGAAGGGGAATGACTCCTGGCTCGCCGGGAAGCAGCAACAACCGCATACCAACGTCAGTTGGCCGTAACAATTAATTAGAAGGAGCCATTGTGGGAACCACCCAGGACGAAATCATCGCCGGCATCGCCGAGATCATCGAAGAGGTCACCGGTATCGAGCCCTCCGAGGTCACCCCGGAGAAGTCGTTCGTCGACGACCTGGACATCGACTCGCTGTCGATGGTTGAGATCGCAGTGCAGACCGAGGACAAGTACGGCGTGAAGATCCCCGACGAGGACCTCGCGGGCCTGCGCACCGTCGGTGACGTCGTCAGCTACATCCAGAAGCTCGAGGAAGAGAACCCCGAGGCTGCCGCGGCGATCCGGGCACAGATGGGCTCGGGCGACAAGTGACCAAACCTTCCACTGCTAACGGTGGTTTCCCCAGCGTCGTGGTGACCGCCGTCACGGCGACGACTTCGCTCGCGCCGGACATCGAGAGCACGTGGAAGAGCTTGCTTGCAGGCGAGAGCGGCATCCGCGTCCTCGAGGACGAGTTCGTCACCAAGTGGGACCTGCCGGTGCGAATCGGCGGGCACCTCAAGGAGCCGCTTGACCCACTGATGACCCGGTTGGAACTGCGGCGCATGTCGTATGTCCAACGCATGTCCAAGTACCTCGGCAACCAGCTGTGGGACAGCATCGGACGTCCGGAGGTCGATCCCGACCGGTTCTCGGTCGTGATCGGCACCGGCCTCGGTGGCGGCGAGAAGATCGTCGAGATGTATGACGCGATGAACGAGGGCGGGCCCCGCAAGGTATCCCCGCTCGCCGTTCAGATGGTCATGCCGAACGGCGCTGCCGCGGTCGTGGGCCTCGAACTGGGCGCCCGGGCCGGGGTCATCACCCCGGTTTCGGCCTGCTCGTCGGGTTCGGAGGGCATCGCCCACGCGTGGCGCCAGCTCGTGATGGGTGACGCCGACATCGCCGTCTGCGGCGGTGTCGAGGGCGGCATCGAGGCGCTGCCGATCGCGGCGTTCTCGATGATGCGCGCGATGTCCACCAACAACGAGAATCCTGAGGGTGCATCGCGGCCGTTCGACAAGAACCGCGACGGGTTCGTCTTCGGTGAAGCCGGGGCTCTCATGGTCATCGAGACCGAGGAGCACGCCAAGGCCCGCGGGGCAAAGCCGCTGGCCCGGCTGATGGGCGCCGGTATCACGTCCGACGCGTTCCACATGGTGGCACCTGCACCGGACGGTCTGCGGGCCGGCCACGCGATGAAGCGCGCCATAGAGTCCGCGGGCCTGGAGCCCAAGGACATCAGCCACGTCAACGCCCACGCCACGGCCACCCCGATCGGCGACACCGCGGAGGCCAACGCCATCCGCGTTGCCGGTGTGGACCACGCAGCGGTATATGCCCCGAAGTCGGCGCTCGGCCACTCCATCGGAGCGGTCGGGGCCCTGGAATCGATCCTGACGGTGCTCGCGCTGCGCGATGGCGTGATTCCGCCGACACTGAATTACGAGACCCCGGATCCCGAGATCGATCTCGATGTCGTTGCAGGCGAGCCACGATCTGGCGACTACCAGTACGCCATCAACAACTCGTTCGGATTCGGTGGACACAATGTCGCCCTGGCATTTGGGCGTTACTGAGTTACGGAAGGAACTCCCAGAGCAGTAATGGCAGCGTTGACCCGGCTTTCCACGGGGAATGGTTTCCCCAACGTAGTCGTCACCGGATTCGCGATGACGACGGCTCTGGCGACCGACGCGGACACCACCTGGCAGCGACTGCTGGATGGGCAAAGCGGCATCCGACTGCTCGACGATCCCTTCGTCGAGCAGTACAACCTGCCGGTCCGAATCGGCGGGCACCTGTTGGAGGACTTCGAAAGCGAATTGACGCGGGTCGAACTGCGTCGGCTGTCGTACCTGCAGCGGATGTCCACGGTGCTGAGCCGACGGGTATGGGACCACGCCGGGTCACCGGATGTCGATCCCCGGCGTCTGATGGTGTCGATCGGCACCGGTATGGGCTCGACTGAGGAATTGCTCTACGCCTACGAAGCGTTGCGCGGCAAGGGCCTTCGGGCGGTGTCCCCGCTTGCCGTGCAGATGTACATGCCGAACGCGGCAGCCGCCGCGGTCGGTCTCGAGCGCAAGGCCAAGGCCGGGGTCAGCACCCCGATCTCGGCCTGCGCCTCGGGTTCTGAGGGCATTGCGCAGGCGTGGCGACAGATCGTGCTCGGCGAAGCCGACGTGGCGATCTGCGGTGGCGTCGAAACCAGGATCGAAGCGGTGCCGATTGCCGGCTTCGCACAGATGCGCATCGTGTTGTCCACCACCAACGACAATCCCGCCGGAGCGTGTCGCCCATTTGACAAGGACCGCAACGGTTTCGTCTTCGGCGAGGGTGC is part of the Mycolicibacterium tusciae JS617 genome and encodes:
- a CDS encoding peroxiredoxin, with the translated sequence MIDVGTEAPDFTLKDQNGQPVTLSDFRGVKDVLLVFFPLAFTGICQGELDEIRDHLPNYENDDTATLAISVGPPPTHKVWATESGFQFPVLSDFWPHGGVAQAYDVFNDDAGFANRGTFVVDRAGIVRFAEMKQPGEPRDQAVWTDALAALRSD
- a CDS encoding DUF3052 domain-containing protein, giving the protein MVAADDDAPSYALRLGIQKNQVVQELGWDEDSDDDIRADIEDACGSELLDEDADEVIDVVLLWWRDDDGDLVDRLMDAITPLADDGVIWVVTPKTGKPGHVQPAEIAESAPTAGLMQTSSANLGGWIASRLVQPKSKAAGRR
- the aceE gene encoding pyruvate dehydrogenase (acetyl-transferring), homodimeric type, with protein sequence MTTEFARQDLAQNSSSSAEPDRVRVIREGVASYLPDIDTEETGEWLESFDALLERSGPARARYLMLRLLERSREKRVAIPALTSTDYVNTIPTELEPWFPGDEDVERRYRAWIRWNAAIMVHRAQRPGVGVGGHISTYASSAALYEVGFNHFFRGKAHPGGGDQIFIQGHGSPGIYARAFLEGRLTADDLDGFRQEHSHPGGGLPSYPHPRLMPSFWEFPTVSMGLGPMNAIYQARFNHYLADRGIKDTSDQHVWAFLGDGEMDEPESRGLLQVATNEGLDNLTFVINCNLQRLDGPVRGNGKIIQELESFFRGAGWNVIKVVWGREWDALLDADRDGALVNLMNTTPDGDYQTYKANDGAYVRDHFFGRDPRTKQLVEKMSDAEIWNLKRGGHDYRKVYAAYRAAIDHKGQPTVILAKTIKGYSLGAHFQGRNATHQMKKLALQDLKYFRDSTRIPISDEQLEENPYLPPYYHPGPEAPEIRYMLERRRALGGFLPERRTHSKVLPLPGRDTYKALKKGSGNQEVATTMATVRTFKELLRDKEIGWRIVPIIPDEARTFGMDSWFPSLKIYNRNGQLYTAVDAELMLAYKESEIGQILHEGINEAGSTASFTAVGTSYATHNEPMIPLYIFYSMFGFQRTGDGLWAAADQMARGFVLGATAGRTTLVGEGLQHADGHSMLLAASNPAVVAYDPAFAFEIAYIVESGLARMYGEDPENVYFYITIYNEPYAQPPEPEGLDVDALLHGIYRYRPAPDKRSHVAQILASGVAMPEALRAAQLLADEWDVAADVWSVTSWNELNRDGVEIEKQRLRHPERPVGTAFVTTALHDAVGPVIAVSDWMRAVPEQIRPWVPGTYVTLGTDGFGFSDTRPAARRYYNTDAESIAVAVLEGLVRDGNIDQSVAVDAANKYQIDDVLAAPEQTSDPGVA
- a CDS encoding PucR family transcriptional regulator, with the translated sequence MADNRFVPPKSTVEVLETVPDVVLRRLKQYSGRLATEAVRALEQRLPFFAELEASQRASVQLVVQAAVVNFVEWMRNPQSNVSYTAQAFEVVPQDLRRKIALRQSVEMVRVIMEYCEEVVPLLARSDEQLTALTAGILRYSRDLAFAAATAYADQAETRGAWDTRMEANVIDAVVRGDTGPALQSQAAALNWDATAPSTVIVGLPHPDRNDLAGDDVHDVAKRHGRAALSDVHGTWLVAIVSGSLSATDRFLNELMKVFADGPVVIGPTATTLAAAHRSATEAIAGMNAVAGWTGAPRPVPARELLPERALLGDASAIAALEVEVMRPLGDADPALAETLDAYLDSGGAIEACARKLFVHPNTVRYRLKRITDFTGRDPTVPRDAYILRVAASLGRLSRQTHLASTRNASGAQVTEVTSPP
- a CDS encoding ACP S-malonyltransferase — translated: MLAPGQGSQTPGMLAPWLELPGAADRLATWSQISGLDLARLGTTATAEEITDTAVTQPLVVAATLLAHEELTRRGVLDGKNTVVAGHSVGEIAAYAIAGVISADDAVKLAATRGAEMAKACALEPTGMSAVLGGDEAEVLARLEALDLVPANRNAAGQIVAAGSLAALDKLAEDPPEKARVRKLATAGAFHTHYMATAAEGYAAAVEKVTIAGSLRPTVTLLSNADGQAVASAADAMAKLVSQMTKPVRWDLCTETMRQQNVSALVEFPPAGTLAGIAKRELRGVPTRAVKSPADLDGLAEL
- the acpM gene encoding meromycolate extension acyl carrier protein AcpM yields the protein MGTTQDEIIAGIAEIIEEVTGIEPSEVTPEKSFVDDLDIDSLSMVEIAVQTEDKYGVKIPDEDLAGLRTVGDVVSYIQKLEEENPEAAAAIRAQMGSGDK
- the kasA gene encoding 3-oxoacyl-ACP synthase KasA; translation: MTKPSTANGGFPSVVVTAVTATTSLAPDIESTWKSLLAGESGIRVLEDEFVTKWDLPVRIGGHLKEPLDPLMTRLELRRMSYVQRMSKYLGNQLWDSIGRPEVDPDRFSVVIGTGLGGGEKIVEMYDAMNEGGPRKVSPLAVQMVMPNGAAAVVGLELGARAGVITPVSACSSGSEGIAHAWRQLVMGDADIAVCGGVEGGIEALPIAAFSMMRAMSTNNENPEGASRPFDKNRDGFVFGEAGALMVIETEEHAKARGAKPLARLMGAGITSDAFHMVAPAPDGLRAGHAMKRAIESAGLEPKDISHVNAHATATPIGDTAEANAIRVAGVDHAAVYAPKSALGHSIGAVGALESILTVLALRDGVIPPTLNYETPDPEIDLDVVAGEPRSGDYQYAINNSFGFGGHNVALAFGRY
- the kasB gene encoding 3-oxoacyl-ACP synthase KasB, whose translation is MAALTRLSTGNGFPNVVVTGFAMTTALATDADTTWQRLLDGQSGIRLLDDPFVEQYNLPVRIGGHLLEDFESELTRVELRRLSYLQRMSTVLSRRVWDHAGSPDVDPRRLMVSIGTGMGSTEELLYAYEALRGKGLRAVSPLAVQMYMPNAAAAAVGLERKAKAGVSTPISACASGSEGIAQAWRQIVLGEADVAICGGVETRIEAVPIAGFAQMRIVLSTTNDNPAGACRPFDKDRNGFVFGEGAGLMVIETEEHAKARGATIHARLMGASITSDGFHIVAPDPNGEQAGHAMTRAIQLAGLSPTDIDHINAHATGTSVGDVAEGKAITRALGTHKAAVYAPKGALGHSVGAVGAVESILTVLALKNGVIPPTLNLKNLDPEIDLDVVSGSPRPGNYQYAINNSFGFGGHNVALAFGKY